One region of Brachybacterium saurashtrense genomic DNA includes:
- a CDS encoding ABC transporter permease has product MTAPPLALPRPAAAARRGLAARRYGAFALRRSGQALLVIAGAYALVFLVLAAIPGDPISAQLDNPQNGYSEAEKAQIRAFHGLDRPVPVQLLVSVGAALQGDLGTSLSTSQPVTALLGAAIPSTLALAATALVLAILLAAVLGLLSRLLPEGPANSLVRALPAVFLSTPNFLIGLVLIQVLAVQLGLFSLVEPESPLSTLAAALTLAIPVSAQIAQVFITALDESAGQDFAEVALARGLPPARVVVRHLLRPSLLPTVTIVGLVLGEVLGGSLITETIFGRSGVGTVVQKAVTSQDVPVLLAAVVLSAAVFVVVNLVIDLLYPLLDPRLRAPEETR; this is encoded by the coding sequence ATGACCGCCCCGCCCCTCGCCCTCCCCCGTCCCGCGGCGGCGGCGCGCCGGGGCCTCGCCGCCCGTCGCTACGGGGCGTTCGCCCTGCGCCGCTCGGGCCAGGCCCTGCTGGTGATCGCCGGTGCCTACGCGCTGGTGTTCCTGGTGCTCGCCGCGATCCCCGGCGATCCGATCTCCGCGCAGCTGGACAACCCGCAGAACGGCTACTCGGAGGCGGAGAAGGCGCAGATCCGCGCCTTCCACGGCCTGGACCGCCCGGTGCCGGTGCAGCTGCTGGTCTCCGTCGGCGCCGCGCTGCAGGGCGATCTGGGGACCTCGCTGTCCACCTCCCAGCCGGTCACCGCGCTGCTGGGGGCGGCGATCCCCTCCACCCTCGCGCTCGCCGCCACCGCGCTGGTGCTCGCGATCCTGCTCGCGGCCGTGCTGGGCCTGCTGTCCCGCCTGCTGCCGGAGGGGCCGGCGAACTCGCTGGTGCGGGCCCTGCCGGCGGTGTTCCTCTCCACCCCGAACTTCCTCATCGGCCTGGTGCTGATCCAGGTGCTGGCCGTGCAGCTGGGCCTGTTCAGCCTGGTGGAGCCGGAGAGCCCGCTGTCCACGCTCGCCGCGGCGCTGACCCTCGCGATCCCGGTCTCCGCGCAGATCGCCCAGGTGTTCATCACGGCGCTGGACGAGAGCGCCGGGCAGGACTTCGCCGAGGTCGCGCTCGCGCGCGGCCTGCCGCCGGCGCGGGTGGTGGTGCGGCACCTGCTGCGCCCCTCCCTGCTGCCCACCGTGACGATCGTGGGCCTGGTGCTCGGCGAAGTGCTGGGAGGCTCCCTCATCACCGAGACGATCTTCGGCCGCTCGGGCGTCGGCACCGTCGTGCAGAAGGCGGTGACCAGCCAGGACGTGCCGGTGTTGCTGGCGGCCGTGGTGCTCTCCGCCGCCGTGTTCGTGGTCGTGAACCTGGTGATCGACCTGCTCTACCCGCTGCTGGACCCGCGCCTGCGGGCGCCCGAGGAGACCCGATGA
- a CDS encoding ABC transporter substrate-binding protein, which translates to MSRRPAAPSRRGVLQGLGAGALGLAALPLAGCSADGARADGGAPGTAGTADTADESELSFLISNLDGGWVPSQSSISSYEANVWQQLTDKLVHTSADGVVSPWIAADWEQDAEAREYVLHLREGVTFSDGTPLDAAAVVANLDSWAVGRPEEGIARVGLFPGSTYAGAEALDALTVRVSFTAPTLSFLPTLGYHGCQLMAPSSIALSLEEQSDLSAQIGSGPFVLESWSARERVRLVRREDYDWAPEVLGASGPARLAAITYTVLPDDTLRASAARAGQTDIAYNVNPQVLDSFTEAGFVIEVPRYLGFVHGYSLRTSAAPFDDVRVRQAVTRGIDRAEILRTVFTDAWEPATSWLQAGIPETTDLRDTFEYAPELAASLLDEAGWTGRTADGIRTRDGVELGFTIYPTPYLTGSVPEAELISQHLGRLGFRVGIQKVDIPTWAERVTNDPTQGVAEVTRSFVDVGTVAGVVTDEGEDWFQVGSTDAELVRLRDEVAGAASRQERAGLVEELSRHVLEQAYFVPLEQNVQRIYVQSPRLSGITFNAVAIPSYHAAVKEPS; encoded by the coding sequence ATGAGCCGGCGTCCCGCCGCCCCGAGCCGTCGCGGGGTGCTGCAGGGGCTGGGCGCGGGCGCGCTCGGGCTCGCCGCCCTGCCGCTGGCCGGCTGCTCCGCGGACGGCGCCCGCGCCGACGGCGGGGCCCCGGGCACCGCCGGCACCGCCGACACCGCCGACGAGTCCGAGCTCAGCTTCCTGATCTCGAACCTCGACGGCGGCTGGGTGCCCTCCCAGAGCTCCATCTCCAGCTACGAGGCCAACGTGTGGCAGCAGCTCACGGACAAGCTCGTGCACACCAGCGCCGACGGGGTCGTCTCCCCCTGGATCGCCGCGGACTGGGAGCAGGACGCCGAGGCGAGAGAGTACGTGCTGCACCTGCGCGAGGGCGTCACCTTCTCCGACGGCACCCCGCTGGACGCCGCGGCCGTGGTGGCGAACCTCGACTCGTGGGCGGTGGGCCGGCCCGAGGAGGGCATCGCCCGGGTGGGCCTGTTCCCCGGCAGCACCTACGCGGGGGCGGAGGCGCTCGACGCGCTCACGGTACGGGTCTCCTTCACCGCCCCCACGCTCTCCTTCCTCCCCACCCTCGGCTACCACGGCTGCCAGCTGATGGCGCCCTCCAGCATCGCCCTCTCCCTCGAGGAGCAGTCCGATCTCTCCGCCCAGATCGGGTCGGGACCGTTCGTGCTGGAGAGCTGGTCGGCGCGGGAGCGGGTGCGGCTGGTGCGGCGGGAGGACTACGACTGGGCGCCGGAGGTGCTCGGCGCGAGCGGTCCCGCACGCCTCGCCGCGATCACCTACACGGTGCTGCCGGACGACACGCTGCGCGCCTCCGCCGCGCGCGCCGGCCAGACCGACATCGCCTACAACGTGAACCCGCAGGTGCTGGACTCGTTCACCGAGGCCGGATTCGTCATCGAGGTGCCCCGCTACCTGGGGTTCGTGCACGGCTACAGCCTCCGCACCTCCGCCGCGCCCTTCGACGACGTGCGCGTGCGCCAGGCCGTCACCCGCGGCATCGATCGGGCGGAGATCCTCCGCACCGTGTTCACCGACGCCTGGGAGCCGGCCACCAGCTGGCTGCAGGCCGGCATCCCCGAGACCACCGATCTGCGGGACACCTTCGAGTACGCGCCGGAGCTCGCCGCGTCCCTGCTGGACGAGGCCGGCTGGACGGGGCGCACGGCCGACGGGATCCGCACCCGGGACGGGGTGGAGCTCGGCTTCACGATCTACCCCACCCCGTATCTCACCGGCTCGGTGCCAGAGGCGGAGCTGATCAGCCAGCACCTGGGCCGGCTCGGGTTCCGGGTGGGCATCCAGAAGGTCGACATCCCCACCTGGGCCGAGCGGGTCACCAACGACCCCACGCAGGGGGTCGCCGAGGTGACCCGCAGCTTCGTGGACGTCGGCACCGTGGCGGGAGTGGTGACCGACGAGGGCGAGGACTGGTTCCAGGTGGGCTCCACCGACGCCGAGCTGGTGCGCCTGCGCGACGAGGTCGCGGGCGCCGCCTCGCGCCAGGAGCGCGCGGGCCTGGTCGAGGAGCTGTCCCGCCACGTGCTCGAGCAGGCGTACTTCGTCCCGTTGGAGCAGAACGTGCAGCGCATCTACGTGCAGTCCCCGCGGCTGTCGGGCATCACCTTCAACGCCGTCGCGATCCCCTCGTACCACGCCGCCGTGAAGGAGCCGTCATGA